A single genomic interval of Bos indicus isolate NIAB-ARS_2022 breed Sahiwal x Tharparkar chromosome 5, NIAB-ARS_B.indTharparkar_mat_pri_1.0, whole genome shotgun sequence harbors:
- the LOC109559680 gene encoding C-type lectin domain family 2 member B isoform X1, whose translation MQSAYKDASKQEADEKKRDVKDTQCKWCTMGLISALAISVVINVVLTSIYFSAKEDRGAQYFCPDNWIGFQDKCYYFSEEEKDWNSSRYDCLSQNASLVMIATTKEKHFLKRFKCTSDHWIWRDMTEDLTGQWVDENIHNKGTNMKGNEICFYLNEDGVATARCYTERKWICRKKVH comes from the exons ATGCAGTCAGCTTACAAAGATGCGAGCAAACAAGAAGCTGATGAAAAGAAGCGAG atgTTAAAGACACACAGTGCAAGTGGTGTACAATGGGACTTATTTCTGCATTAGCAATATCTGTAGTTATTAATGTTGTTTTAACAAGTATATATTTTTCAG CTAAAGAAGATAGGGGTGCTCAGTATTTCTGCCCAGATAATTGGATTGGCTTCCAAgataaatgctattatttttctgaagaagaaaaagattggAATTCAAGCAGATACGACTGTTTGTCTCAAAATGCTAGCCTAGTTATGATTGCcactacaaaagaaaaa CATTTTCTTAAGCGATTCAAGTGCACTTCTGATCACTGGATTTGGAGAGACATGACAGAAGATCTAACAGGACaatgggtggatgaaaacatacATAACAAAGG GACTAATATGAAAGGGAATGAAATATGTTTTTACCTTAATGAAGATGGTGTTGCAACAGCTAGATGCTACACAGAGAGGAAATGGATTTGCAGGAAAAAAGTGCACTGA
- the LOC109559680 gene encoding C-type lectin domain family 2 member B isoform X2, with protein MGLISALAISVVINVVLTSIYFSAKEDRGAQYFCPDNWIGFQDKCYYFSEEEKDWNSSRYDCLSQNASLVMIATTKEKHFLKRFKCTSDHWIWRDMTEDLTGQWVDENIHNKGTNMKGNEICFYLNEDGVATARCYTERKWICRKKVH; from the exons ATGGGACTTATTTCTGCATTAGCAATATCTGTAGTTATTAATGTTGTTTTAACAAGTATATATTTTTCAG CTAAAGAAGATAGGGGTGCTCAGTATTTCTGCCCAGATAATTGGATTGGCTTCCAAgataaatgctattatttttctgaagaagaaaaagattggAATTCAAGCAGATACGACTGTTTGTCTCAAAATGCTAGCCTAGTTATGATTGCcactacaaaagaaaaa CATTTTCTTAAGCGATTCAAGTGCACTTCTGATCACTGGATTTGGAGAGACATGACAGAAGATCTAACAGGACaatgggtggatgaaaacatacATAACAAAGG GACTAATATGAAAGGGAATGAAATATGTTTTTACCTTAATGAAGATGGTGTTGCAACAGCTAGATGCTACACAGAGAGGAAATGGATTTGCAGGAAAAAAGTGCACTGA